The following proteins come from a genomic window of Oncorhynchus clarkii lewisi isolate Uvic-CL-2024 chromosome 23, UVic_Ocla_1.0, whole genome shotgun sequence:
- the LOC139381845 gene encoding zinc finger protein 583-like isoform X1 encodes MANSVAFHTQLASIMEVLANAAVAEICELVDNGYAVLHLEISQGQKENEALRRKLRMMELKVSRASAMRAGIGSSILAHSRFRTHVGLESRRTSSSEVHCRRGVDSQLVTSLFRDGKSPGDTGQTTTQRKPAALDEIKPKSLTIKEERREEAWDSHDQRERLSTGALNHIVDGGERHSNIVTEATQPISKQENASSCKWYMVKEMSKPECIEFKEERQEDTISLQNDSRIKGSVESGADEDNRGVIEHTQTDSLFEDYDPHINADQERESTIQKFQHTNVAHRVWRQGYSGLWTPRSTETDSEDPACSYSEEISPTHVKAHTKQQQQTSVAEESKLFAVESHNVKPVSAIIDSEPYEEKYKSSNNDSSNNLHPQNSISYETSENFGNLAGRCFSNSQGNIRGNTARPKVGIVQRYMAGHKMQHEVGKREKRFVCGFCRKSFTCPKYLQSHQRVHTGEKPFSCSQCGKRFGQAVYLKKHQNVHTGEKPFVCPLCGKQFADASNLIRHKSVHTGERPFI; translated from the exons ATGGCAAATTCCGTTGCCTTTCACACTCAGCtagcctccatcatggaggtTTTAGCTAACGCGGCCGTGGCTGAAATCTGCGAGCTTGTTGACAATGGCTATGCGGTCCTGCATTTGGAGATATCTCAAGGGCAGAAGGAGAATGAAGCGTTGAGGAGAAAACTACGGATGATGGAGCTGAAAGTGTCTCGTGCGAGTGCCATGAGAGCGGGAATCGGAAGCTCAATCCTCGCGCACAGTCGCTTTCGAACTCACGTTGGCTTGGAATCGAGAAGGACATCAAGCA GCGAGGTACATTGTCGGAGAGGAGTTGATTCCCAGTTGGTCACCAGCCTGTTTAGGGACGGAAAGTCCCCAGGTGACACTGGACAGACTACCACACAGAGAAAG CCTGCTGCGTTAGATGAGATAAAGCCCAAATCACTTACCATCAAAGAGGAGAGGCGGGAAGAAGCCTGGGACAGTCATGACCAACGAGAGAGACTGAGTACCG GAGCATTAAATCACATTGTTGATGGAGGAGAAAGGCATTCCAACATCGTCACAGAGGCCACACAACCAATCAGCAAACAGGAGAATGCCAGCTCTTGTAAATGG TATATGGTGAAGGAGATGAGTAAGCCTGAGTGCATCGAATTCAAAGAGGAAAGACAGGAGGACACCATAAGCCTACAGAATGACTCAAGGATTAAAG GCAGTGTTGAATCAGGTGCTGATGAAGACAACAGGGGTGTGATTGAACACACTCAGACCGACAGTCTCTTTGAGGACTATGATCCGCACATCAACGCAGACCAAGAGAGGGAAAGCACGATCCAGAAGTTTCAGCATACGAACGTTGCACACCGCGTATGGAGGCAGGGATACTCAGGCTTGTGGACACCAAGAAGCACTGAAACAGATTCTGAGGATCCAGCTTGCTCTTATTCTGAGGAAATTAGCCCCACTCATGTCAAAGCTCACACAAAGCAACAACAACAGACTTCCGTAGCTGAGGAAAGCAAGCTGTTCGCTGTTGAATCTCACAATGTGAAACCAGTGTCTGCAATAATTGATTCTGAACCctatgaagaaaaatataaatctAGCAATAATGATAGCAGTAATAATTTGCATCCGCAAAACAGCATCTCTTATGAGACTAGTGAAAACTTTGGAAATCTTGCTGGGAGGTGTTTCTCTAATAGTCAAGGAAATATTAGAGGGAACACAGCTAGGCCCAAGGTGGGCATAGTTCAACGCTACATGGCAGGGCATAAAATGCAACACGAGGTTGGCAAGCGAGAAAAACGGTTTGTTTGTGGCTTCTGCAGAAAAAGTTTCACTTGTCCAAAGTATCTTCAGTCTCACCAGCGGGTTCATACGGGAGAAAAACCCTTCAGCTgctctcagtgtgggaagagGTTCGGCCAAGCTGTTTATCTGAAGAAACATCAGAACGtccacacgggagagaaaccATTTGTTTGCCCACTGTGTGGGAAGCAGTTTGCAGATGCAAGTAATCTCATCAGACACAAGAGTGTTCATACAGGAGAAAGACCCTTCATCTGA
- the LOC139381845 gene encoding uncharacterized protein isoform X2, producing MANSVAFHTQLASIMEVLANAAVAEICELVDNGYAVLHLEISQGQKENEALRRKLRMMELKVSRASAMRAGIGSSILAHSRFRTHVGLESRRTSSSEVHCRRGVDSQLVTSLFRDGKSPGDTGQTTTQRKPAALDEIKPKSLTIKEERREEAWDSHDQRERLSTGALNHIVDGGERHSNIVTEATQPISKQENASSCKWYMVKEMSKPECIEFKEERQEDTISLQNDSRIKGADEDNRGVIEHTQTDSLFEDYDPHINADQERESTIQKFQHTNVAHRVWRQGYSGLWTPRSTETDSEDPACSYSEEISPTHVKAHTKQQQQTSVAEESKLFAVESHNVKPVSAIIDSEPYEEKYKSSNNDSSNNLHPQNSISYETSENFGNLAGRCFSNSQGNIRGNTARPKVGIVQRYMAGHKMQHEVGKREKRFVCGFCRKSFTCPKYLQSHQRVHTGEKPFSCSQCGKRFGQAVYLKKHQNVHTGEKPFVCPLCGKQFADASNLIRHKSVHTGERPFI from the exons ATGGCAAATTCCGTTGCCTTTCACACTCAGCtagcctccatcatggaggtTTTAGCTAACGCGGCCGTGGCTGAAATCTGCGAGCTTGTTGACAATGGCTATGCGGTCCTGCATTTGGAGATATCTCAAGGGCAGAAGGAGAATGAAGCGTTGAGGAGAAAACTACGGATGATGGAGCTGAAAGTGTCTCGTGCGAGTGCCATGAGAGCGGGAATCGGAAGCTCAATCCTCGCGCACAGTCGCTTTCGAACTCACGTTGGCTTGGAATCGAGAAGGACATCAAGCA GCGAGGTACATTGTCGGAGAGGAGTTGATTCCCAGTTGGTCACCAGCCTGTTTAGGGACGGAAAGTCCCCAGGTGACACTGGACAGACTACCACACAGAGAAAG CCTGCTGCGTTAGATGAGATAAAGCCCAAATCACTTACCATCAAAGAGGAGAGGCGGGAAGAAGCCTGGGACAGTCATGACCAACGAGAGAGACTGAGTACCG GAGCATTAAATCACATTGTTGATGGAGGAGAAAGGCATTCCAACATCGTCACAGAGGCCACACAACCAATCAGCAAACAGGAGAATGCCAGCTCTTGTAAATGG TATATGGTGAAGGAGATGAGTAAGCCTGAGTGCATCGAATTCAAAGAGGAAAGACAGGAGGACACCATAAGCCTACAGAATGACTCAAGGATTAAAG GTGCTGATGAAGACAACAGGGGTGTGATTGAACACACTCAGACCGACAGTCTCTTTGAGGACTATGATCCGCACATCAACGCAGACCAAGAGAGGGAAAGCACGATCCAGAAGTTTCAGCATACGAACGTTGCACACCGCGTATGGAGGCAGGGATACTCAGGCTTGTGGACACCAAGAAGCACTGAAACAGATTCTGAGGATCCAGCTTGCTCTTATTCTGAGGAAATTAGCCCCACTCATGTCAAAGCTCACACAAAGCAACAACAACAGACTTCCGTAGCTGAGGAAAGCAAGCTGTTCGCTGTTGAATCTCACAATGTGAAACCAGTGTCTGCAATAATTGATTCTGAACCctatgaagaaaaatataaatctAGCAATAATGATAGCAGTAATAATTTGCATCCGCAAAACAGCATCTCTTATGAGACTAGTGAAAACTTTGGAAATCTTGCTGGGAGGTGTTTCTCTAATAGTCAAGGAAATATTAGAGGGAACACAGCTAGGCCCAAGGTGGGCATAGTTCAACGCTACATGGCAGGGCATAAAATGCAACACGAGGTTGGCAAGCGAGAAAAACGGTTTGTTTGTGGCTTCTGCAGAAAAAGTTTCACTTGTCCAAAGTATCTTCAGTCTCACCAGCGGGTTCATACGGGAGAAAAACCCTTCAGCTgctctcagtgtgggaagagGTTCGGCCAAGCTGTTTATCTGAAGAAACATCAGAACGtccacacgggagagaaaccATTTGTTTGCCCACTGTGTGGGAAGCAGTTTGCAGATGCAAGTAATCTCATCAGACACAAGAGTGTTCATACAGGAGAAAGACCCTTCATCTGA